In Capsicum annuum cultivar UCD-10X-F1 chromosome 7, UCD10Xv1.1, whole genome shotgun sequence, one genomic interval encodes:
- the LOC107878007 gene encoding auxin response factor 19 isoform X4, with protein MKAPSNGYIPNSGEGERKLMNSELWHACAGPLVSLPPVGSLVVYFPQGHSEQVAASMQKETDGIPSYPNLPSKLICMLHNVTLHADTETDEVYAQMTLQPVNKYDQEALLLSDMGLKQNRQPAEFFCKTLTASDTSTHGGFSVPRRAAEKIFPPLDYSMQPPAQELMARDLHDQAWTFRHIYRGQPKRHLLTTGWSVFISSKRLCAGDSVLFIRDEKSQLLLGIKRANRQQPALSSSVISSDSMHIGILAAAAHAAANNSPFTIFYNPRASPSEFVIPLAKYSKSMYSQVSLGMRFRMMFETEESGVRRYMGTITGVSDLDPIRWKNSQWRNLQVGWDESTAGERPSRVSIWDIEPVVTPFYICPPPFFRPKFHKQPSFPGDESDIENVLKRGMPWISDEFGLKDAQSSIFPGLSLVQWMSMQQNNHLPVAQTGLASVLHSNIGTDDHSKLLNFQSPTLALPDLQFNKPNQLNQQFGQIQQPPLAWAQQQQPPLQSPIIAQQRQHTLQQQQQHQQQQHLQQQQQQQQQHSQQQQQQQQQQPQQHMLHQQSQPQPQPQLHQQAQQQLQQKQRPSQQQHLTVNSSPVNHCVSPNQIPNQTFPQAVIYGQLQQQQVLSSSIQSQQNVPVNRNPFPSPSLAQDLQFQQQVEQQSNLLQKSQQQHTIPQEAPLQLLQQSLMQRPQVQPSSQQSLTEQQLQLQLLNKLQQQQKQQAQLLSPVSCTLEPRMSQQQQNRQPQELQFAHQQLSSSIMMAATHLQSPQHAFNQLQNQNKLPITIKGISGATDGDAPSCSTSPSTNNFQVSPPNFLTRNQEQALQVDESVVDPSQEQNKSEFRIKHEPPFSKGSEQSKYKASGTENLEAASSTTSYGLDYSGFNFSLPALCVDGDVQSHSRSSLPSAVNNIDGLNPDALLSRDYDSGKDMQNLFSPFGNAPKDIETELSDAGINSQQFGVPNMSYKPRCASDLAVIDNGVLNNNSWMNQTQRMRTYTKVQKRGSVGRTIDVTRYVGYDELRHDLARMFGIEGQLEDPQRTEWKLVYVDHENDILLVGDDPWDL; from the exons ATGAAGGCACCATCAAACGGATATATACCTAATTCAGGAGAAG GAGAAAGAAAGCTCATGAATTCAGAGTTATGGCACGCTTGTGCTGGCCCATTGGTTTCTTTGCCTCCTGTTGGAAGCCTTGTGGTATATTTTCCTCAAGGTCACAGTGAGCAG GTGGCGGCATCAATGCAAAAGGAGACAGATGGAATTCCAAGTTATCCTAATCTTCCATCCAAGTTGATTTGCATGTTACACAACGTTACTTTACAT GCTGACACTGAAACCGATGAGGTCTATGCTCAGATGACTCTTCAACCTGTAAACAAA TATGACCAGGAGGCTTTACTTTTGTCTGATATGGGCCTTAAGCAGAACAGGCAGCCTGCTGAGTTCTTCTGTAAAACTCTCACAGCTAGTGATACAAGCACCCATGGTGGATTTTCCGTTCCTCGTCGTGCAGCCGAGAAGATATTTCCTCCTCTG GACTATTCTATGCAACCTCCTGCTCAGGAGCTAATGGCTAGAGATTTGCATGATCAAGCATGGACTTTCAGGCATATATATCGAG gTCAACCAAAAAGACACCTTTTGACTACTGGTTGGAGTGTCTTTATCTCCTCTAAAAGGTTGTGTGCCGGTGATTCTGTCCTTTTCATAAG AGATGAAAAGTCACAGCTTCTCTTGGGTATAAAACGAGCGAACAGACAGCAGCCAGCCCTGTCCTCATCTGTTATATCTAGTGACAGCATGCACATTGGGATCCTTGCTGCTGCAGCTCATGCTGCTGCAAACAACAGCCCGTTTACTATCTTTTACAATCCTAG GGCTAGCCCTTCTGAATTTGTAATTCCTCTGGCCAAGTATAGTAAATCTATGTACTCACAAGTTTCACTAGGCATGCGATTTCGGATGATGTTTGAAACGGAGGAATCTGGAGTCCGTAGGTACATGGGTACGATAACGGGTGTTAGTGATCTGGACCCCATACGATGGAAGAACTCACAGTGGCGTAATCTTCAG GTGGGATGGGATGAATCAACTGCCGGGGAACGTCCAAGCAGAGTTTCAATTTGGGATATTGAGCCTGTCGTGACACCATTTTATATCTGTCCTCCTCCATTTTTCAGGCCCAAGTTTCATAAGCAGCCAAGTTTTCCTG GTGATGAGTCCGATATAGAGAATGTTTTGAAGAGGGGGATGCCTTGGATCAGTGACGAATTCGGTCTAAAAGATGCTCAAAGCTCAATATTCCCTGGACTGAGCTTGGTACAATGGATGAGTATGCAACAAAACAATCATCTGCCAGTTGCCCAAACCGGACTTGCCAGTGTCTTGCACAGTAATATCGGTACTGATGACCATTCTAAGTTGTTGAACTTTCAGTCACCTACATTAGCATTACCAGATCTCCAGTTCAACAAACCAAATCAGCTAAACCAACAATTTGGTCAAATCCAGCAGCCACCATTAGCATGGGCCCAACAGCAACAACCACCGTTACAGTCTCCTATAATTGCACAGCAGCGGCAACACACACTACAACAGCAGCAGCAACATCAACAGCAACAACACCTGCAGCagcaacagcaacagcaacaacaacactcgcagcagcaacagcaacaacagcagCAGCAGCCACAGCAACACATGTTGCATCAGCAGTCACAGCCACAGCCACAACCACAGCTTCATCAGCAAGCACAGCAGCAGCTGCAGCAGAAACAACGTCCATCCCAACAGCAACATTTGACTGTGAATTCATCACCAGTAAATCATTGTGTATCTCCTAACCAGATACCAAACCAAACTTTTCCACAAGCTGTGATATATGGTCAACTTCAGCAACAACAGGTACTATCATCTAGTATCCAATCACAGCAAAATGTTCCTGTCAATAGAAATCCATTTCCTTCGCCATCCTTGGCACAGGACCTCCAATTTCAGCAACAAGTGGAACAGCAATCTAACCTCTTGCAAAAATCCCAGCAGCAGCACACTATACCACAAGAAGCTCCACTTCAATTATTGCAACAAAGTTTGATGCAGAGGCCCCAAGTGCAACCATCATCACAGCAGAGCCTCACGGAGCAGCAGCTGCAGCTACAGCTTCTTAATAAACTACAGCAGCAGCAGAAGCAACAAGCACAGCTATTATCTCCTGTAAGCTGTACCCTGGAGCCACGTATGTCCCAGCAACAACAGAACCGGCAACCACAAGAGCTCCAGTTTGCTCATCAGCAATTAAGTTCCAGCATCATGATGGCAGCCACACATCTCCAGTCGCCCCAGCATGCTTTCAACCAACTCCAAAACCAGAACAAATTGCCTATAACAATCAAAGGAATTTCTGGTGCTACAGATGGAGATGCTCCTTCATGTTCAACCTCTCCTTCTACAAACAATTTCCAAGTTTCACCACCAAACTTCTTGACCAGGAACCAAGAGCAAGCACTACAGGTGGATGAGTCGGTAGTTGATCCTTCTCAAGAGCAAAACAAATCCGAATTTCGAATAAAACATGAACCACCATTCTCAAAAGGTTCAGAGCAGTCTAAATACAAAGCTAGTGGTACTGAGAACTTAGAGGCAGCCTCATCGACAACGTCCTATGGGCTGGATTATAGTGGTTTCAACTTTTCATTGCCTGCATTATGTGTGGATGGTGATGTTCAATCACATTCTAGGAGCAGTCTTCCTTCAGCAGTAAATAATATAGATGGATTGAACCCTGATGCTTTGCTATCAAGGGATTATGATTCTGGAAAGGATATGCAAAACCTATTCTCTCCTTTTGGCAATGCCCCTAAGGATATAGAAACTGAGTTGTCTGATGCTGGGATCAATTCTCAACAATTTGGGGTGCCAAACATGTCATATAAGCCAAGATGTGCCAGTGATCTTGCTGTTATTGACAATGGGGTTCTGAATAATAATTCATGGATGAATCAGACTCAACGCATGAGAACATATACAAAG GTTCAAAAACGAGGCTCTGTGGGAAGAACTATAGATGTCACTCGCTACGTAGGCTATGATGAATTAAGGCATGATCTAGCACGTATGTTTGGAATTGAGGGACAGCTTGAAGATCCTCAAAGAACTGAGTGGAAGCTTGTATATGTTGACCATGAGAATGATATACTACTTGTTGGTGACGATCCTTGGGA tttgtga